The Rosa rugosa chromosome 1, drRosRugo1.1, whole genome shotgun sequence genomic sequence TCGTCTTCTGAAATTTCTCCGCCTCTAAATCAAAAGACAAAATTCTTGAGCCCCCTTCAGGTAGATTACATAGCCAATGCAGAGCTCCGTTTAAGAACAACCCCTGCCGCATTATTAATGTAACATAATCAATGTCTTCAACAGTCCTCCATGAACCTGTTTTCAGTGAAAAGATGTGAATCATGATTTTCATAGCAAGATAATCAGTGAACCCCCGTATCACCTTGTAGTCGTCACTAGCAGAATCATACCCGAATCCATTAAAATCGTAGCTAAACTTGGAGTTTATAACTCGAGGAGGTTTTGGTAAAACCTTGGAGTCTCTAGTACAAGGGTTCCATAACATAATGGCCTCGAAGTCAACTTGTACACATACCAAGCCATTGCAAGAGCCCACACCAACTCTATAACCGGAATCAGCGATAGATTTCGTCACCGGAAAATCCAGCTGAGTGACTGCAAACTGAGCACCAGCACCATCACCATAATCATCATCCTTCATACTTTTCAAGGCTTCATAGTCCAAGACCAAGGGAGGATCCAGCATGAAAATAAGCCTGTGAGCGCTCTCGGTGATGCCTCTCTCTCCGTAGCTGAGGTGTTTCTTTACAAAATAGGATTCGGAGATCAAAGCACGCCATGACTTGCAGACGCACCGGAATCGCATCAAGGATTTGACCGGTAGCCTCGCTAGGATCTCCGCAATCACATCTTCCTCGTAGTCGCCGAAGTCCGTACGAACTCGCCTAAGCACGACATCACCGTCCCCCATTGTAAttactctctatctctctctcgcGCCAAAATTGACTGAAACAAACCCCAGATTGTATTAAAACTTACAAATTCGGTAGCTTCAGCGTTCACCGGA encodes the following:
- the LOC133725821 gene encoding F-box/kelch-repeat protein At3g23880-like isoform X3 translates to MRFRCVCKSWRALISESYFVKKHLSYGERGITESAHRLIFMLDPPLVLDYEALKSMKDDDYGDGAGAQFAVTQLDFPVTKSIADSGYRVGVGSCNGLVCVQVDFEAIMLWNPCTRDSKVLPKPPRVINSKFSYDFNGFGYDSASDDYKVIRGFTDYLAMKIMIHIFSLKTGSWRTVEDIDYVTLIMRQGLFLNGALHWLCNLPEGGSRILSFDLEAEKFQKTIPLPYDDWFFDHLIHKNCLCVLACPTRTNTFNIWMMKEYGVKESWTEVLQFSLETYAEHFDDYREYFRPVCILENGVVLIDEMGDGQHLMVLSNLKEKKFKHVVEVAKNWEFTTVIYRETLVSPDVHTYKTNNICR
- the LOC133725821 gene encoding F-box/kelch-repeat protein At3g23880-like isoform X2; protein product: MGDGDVVLRRVRTDFGDYEEDVIAEILARLPVKSLMRFRCVCKSWRALISESYFVKKHLSYGERGITESAHRLIFMLDPPLVLDYEALKSMKDDDYGDGAGAQFAVTQLDFPVTKSIADSGYRVGVGSCNGLVCVQVDFEAIMLWNPCTRDSKVLPKPPRVINSKFSYDFNGFGYDSASDDYKVIRGFTDYLAMKIMIHIFSLKTGSWRTVEDIDYVTLIMRQGLFLNGALHWLCNLPEGGSRILSFDLEAEKFQKTIPLPYDDWFFDHLIHKNCLCVLACPTRTNTFNIWMMKEYGVKESWTEVLQFSLETYAEHFDDYREYFRPVCILENGVVLIDEMGDGQHLMVLSNLKEKKFKHVVEVAKNWEFTTVIYRETLVSPDVHTYKTNNVS
- the LOC133725821 gene encoding F-box/kelch-repeat protein At3g23880-like isoform X1, translated to MGDGDVVLRRVRTDFGDYEEDVIAEILARLPVKSLMRFRCVCKSWRALISESYFVKKHLSYGERGITESAHRLIFMLDPPLVLDYEALKSMKDDDYGDGAGAQFAVTQLDFPVTKSIADSGYRVGVGSCNGLVCVQVDFEAIMLWNPCTRDSKVLPKPPRVINSKFSYDFNGFGYDSASDDYKVIRGFTDYLAMKIMIHIFSLKTGSWRTVEDIDYVTLIMRQGLFLNGALHWLCNLPEGGSRILSFDLEAEKFQKTIPLPYDDWFFDHLIHKNCLCVLACPTRTNTFNIWMMKEYGVKESWTEVLQFSLETYAEHFDDYREYFRPVCILENGVVLIDEMGDGQHLMVLSNLKEKKFKHVVEVAKNWEFTTVIYRETLVSPDVHTYKTNNICR